One part of the Microbacterium aurugineum genome encodes these proteins:
- a CDS encoding phytoene desaturase family protein yields MARATIIGSGPNGLAAGVTLARAGYAVRVLEAADTVGGGLRTAESTLPGFRHDVCSTVHPTALASPFFHAFGLERRLDWIRPEASYAHPLDGGRAAIAWRDLDRTATALGADGDAWRTRIRPLTAHIDGVVDFTGNQLLRVPRDPLTALRYAIRMLEQGTPLAASAFRTEEAAALLAGAVAHGNAPLPSLAGAAAGLLLAALGHAGGWPYPRGGAQGIADALVADITAHGGSVETGVRVTDLETLDWGDPRRGDLLILNTSPRLALTHRDVPPRYARAIGAYRYGPGAAKVDFALDGPVPWTHPEVGQAATVHLGGTRAEVWASENAVAAGRMSERPYVLTVQPSVLDDSRAPAGKAVFWAYIHVPPGSDLDPTELITAQVERFAPGFRDLILAHHAVPASSREAINPAEIGGDISGGVFDMRQALRRPILSPTPWRTPMPGVYLASASTPPGPSVNGMAGWHAARTALQDAGSPATLSDLFD; encoded by the coding sequence ATGGCGCGGGCGACGATCATCGGTTCCGGCCCCAACGGGCTCGCCGCCGGGGTGACGCTCGCGCGCGCCGGCTATGCCGTGCGGGTGCTCGAGGCGGCCGACACGGTCGGTGGCGGTCTCCGCACGGCCGAGTCGACGCTTCCGGGTTTCCGGCACGACGTCTGCTCCACCGTGCATCCGACCGCCCTGGCCTCACCCTTCTTCCATGCTTTCGGCCTCGAACGGAGGCTGGACTGGATCCGCCCCGAAGCCTCCTACGCACACCCGCTCGATGGCGGAAGGGCCGCCATCGCCTGGCGCGACCTCGACCGCACGGCGACCGCGCTCGGGGCAGACGGTGACGCCTGGCGCACCCGCATCCGGCCGTTGACCGCGCACATCGACGGTGTGGTGGACTTCACGGGCAATCAACTGCTCCGAGTCCCCCGGGATCCGTTGACCGCCCTGCGCTATGCGATCAGGATGCTGGAGCAGGGCACTCCTCTGGCCGCCTCGGCTTTCCGCACCGAGGAGGCGGCCGCGCTCCTGGCGGGAGCCGTCGCTCACGGCAACGCGCCTCTCCCCTCCCTCGCGGGGGCCGCTGCGGGCCTGTTGCTGGCCGCCCTGGGACACGCCGGAGGCTGGCCGTATCCACGCGGCGGTGCGCAAGGGATCGCCGATGCCCTGGTCGCCGACATCACGGCGCACGGTGGGTCCGTCGAGACCGGCGTGCGGGTCACCGACCTCGAGACGCTGGACTGGGGCGACCCGCGCCGCGGAGACCTGCTGATCCTGAACACGTCTCCCCGGCTCGCCCTCACGCACCGCGACGTCCCGCCCCGCTACGCCCGGGCCATCGGCGCCTACCGCTACGGGCCCGGTGCGGCGAAGGTCGACTTCGCCCTCGACGGCCCCGTCCCCTGGACGCACCCCGAGGTCGGGCAGGCGGCGACCGTGCACCTCGGCGGGACCAGAGCCGAGGTGTGGGCCAGCGAGAACGCCGTCGCCGCCGGACGAATGAGCGAGCGCCCCTACGTCCTCACCGTGCAACCGTCCGTGCTCGACGACTCCCGTGCTCCCGCGGGCAAGGCCGTGTTCTGGGCGTACATCCACGTGCCGCCGGGCTCCGACCTCGACCCCACGGAGCTCATCACCGCGCAGGTCGAAAGGTTCGCCCCGGGGTTCCGCGACCTCATCCTCGCCCACCACGCGGTGCCGGCATCGTCGCGCGAGGCGATCAATCCCGCGGAGATCGGCGGCGACATCTCCGGCGGGGTGTTCGACATGCGTCAGGCCCTCCGCCGACCGATCCTCTCGCCGACGCCGTGGCGCACGCCGATGCCGGGCGTCTACCTGGCTTCCGCCTCGACCCCTCCCGGCCCCTCCGTCAACGGCATGGCGGGGTGGCATGCCGCCCGCACGGCACTGCAGGACGCCGGTTCGCCCGCGACGCTGTCCGACCTGTTCGACTGA
- the ligD gene encoding non-homologous end-joining DNA ligase produces the protein MASERVTLTVVDSDGEREVALSSPNRVVWPDLGITKAELAEYVQRVSVPFLAANGNRPVSLERFRDGIGPSGGPKAEGFFSKNPPKGTPDFVDAVTVTYNSGRRHPQIVLNRSSAIVWAVQMNTIVFHPWASLATDADDPVELRIDLDPQPGTDFADAVTAAHTLREVLREAGLEAFAKTSGNRGLHVFAPIEPTHEFLDVRHAVIAAGRELERRMPDQVTTNWWKEERGERIFVDFNQANRDRTMAGAYSPRALPGATVSTPVAWDELDGLDPRTFTVRTIPKRLDEIGDPWATMQEAPGRIDTLLAWWERDKENGLGELPFPPEFPKMPGEPPRVQPSKKVAANWDDDGTPVEKD, from the coding sequence ATGGCCTCAGAACGTGTGACCCTGACCGTGGTCGACTCGGACGGAGAGCGTGAGGTCGCGCTCTCCAGCCCCAACAGGGTCGTGTGGCCGGACCTCGGCATCACGAAGGCCGAGCTCGCGGAGTACGTGCAGCGCGTCTCGGTGCCCTTCCTCGCGGCGAACGGCAATCGGCCGGTCTCGCTGGAGCGCTTCCGCGACGGCATCGGCCCCTCGGGCGGGCCGAAGGCGGAAGGGTTCTTCTCGAAGAACCCGCCCAAGGGCACCCCCGACTTCGTCGATGCGGTGACGGTGACGTACAACAGCGGACGCCGGCATCCGCAGATCGTGCTGAACCGCTCGAGCGCGATCGTCTGGGCGGTGCAGATGAACACGATCGTGTTCCACCCCTGGGCATCGCTCGCGACCGACGCCGACGACCCGGTCGAACTGCGCATCGATCTGGACCCGCAGCCGGGGACGGATTTCGCGGATGCGGTGACGGCCGCGCACACGCTGCGCGAGGTGTTGCGTGAGGCGGGCCTGGAGGCGTTCGCCAAGACCAGCGGCAACCGCGGGCTGCATGTGTTCGCGCCGATCGAGCCGACCCACGAGTTCCTCGATGTGCGCCATGCCGTCATCGCAGCGGGGCGGGAGCTGGAGCGTCGGATGCCGGATCAGGTCACGACGAACTGGTGGAAGGAGGAGCGCGGGGAGCGGATCTTCGTCGACTTCAACCAGGCGAACCGAGACCGCACGATGGCCGGTGCCTACAGTCCTCGCGCGCTGCCGGGAGCGACGGTGTCGACACCGGTGGCCTGGGACGAGCTCGACGGGCTGGATCCGCGGACTTTCACCGTGCGCACGATCCCGAAGCGCCTGGATGAGATCGGCGACCCGTGGGCGACCATGCAGGAGGCCCCGGGCCGGATCGACACCCTGCTGGCCTGGTGGGAGCGCGACAAGGAGAACGGGCTGGGGGAGCTGCCGTTTCCTCCGGAGTTCCCGAAGATGCCAGGCGAGCCGCCCCGCGTGCAGCCCAGCAAGAAGGTCGCGGCCAACTGGGACGACGACGGCACTCCCGTCGAGAAGGACTGA
- a CDS encoding SseB family protein, whose translation MALFSRRKKSGDDAVAPTTDVVETDAGAPGSDSVAADDASDAGSVDAPSIGISVQAFRGVGAEAGPEVALPSAETAPAAAAPAAPRAPQAPTAQEEEPPQRRLPLASPLPPEQTETVAGMKDNVLLREALTEIEAGATNDQLLGVMRQALQGHLYIRVNGDARAQISEGKPLSVAVVRDNDDRQFMLAFSSAAAVRDSVQLEPDPAATSAVAQPVTSVLQQVVAGDFAGLIVDNASAPHRVVFPTELLQKTLDQADVDMTVKSILAAPRAQDSAVKVGEALATTRMWVAVNDGSGSGQVGIAEAQTPDGRRFLQLFSHPLEVIALGRGDRPLPFEPMQLAKVLTSHSEMGGVIVDPAGPSIIVERDALTPVLVLAVDLGD comes from the coding sequence ATGGCCCTCTTCTCCCGCCGCAAGAAGTCCGGTGACGATGCCGTCGCCCCCACCACCGACGTCGTAGAGACGGACGCGGGGGCGCCCGGATCCGACTCCGTCGCCGCCGACGACGCCTCAGACGCCGGCAGCGTCGACGCTCCCTCGATCGGCATCTCCGTGCAGGCCTTCCGGGGCGTCGGCGCCGAGGCCGGTCCGGAGGTGGCGCTGCCCAGCGCTGAGACAGCGCCCGCGGCGGCGGCCCCTGCCGCCCCTCGCGCCCCACAGGCACCGACGGCGCAGGAGGAAGAGCCCCCGCAGCGGCGTCTGCCTCTCGCCTCGCCGCTGCCGCCCGAGCAGACCGAGACCGTCGCCGGGATGAAGGACAACGTCCTGCTCCGTGAGGCGCTCACCGAGATCGAAGCGGGGGCGACCAACGACCAGCTGCTGGGCGTGATGCGTCAGGCGCTTCAAGGGCACCTCTATATCCGCGTCAACGGAGACGCCCGCGCGCAGATCAGCGAGGGCAAGCCGCTCTCCGTGGCGGTCGTCCGCGACAACGACGACCGCCAGTTCATGCTCGCTTTCAGCTCGGCGGCCGCCGTGCGTGATTCCGTGCAGCTCGAGCCGGATCCCGCGGCCACCTCCGCCGTCGCGCAGCCCGTGACGTCGGTGCTGCAGCAGGTCGTGGCAGGAGACTTCGCGGGGCTCATCGTCGACAACGCGTCTGCACCCCACCGCGTGGTCTTCCCGACCGAGCTGTTGCAGAAGACGCTCGACCAGGCCGACGTCGACATGACCGTGAAGTCGATCCTGGCCGCTCCCCGTGCGCAGGATTCGGCTGTCAAGGTCGGAGAGGCCCTGGCGACCACGCGCATGTGGGTGGCGGTCAACGACGGCTCCGGCAGCGGTCAGGTCGGCATCGCCGAGGCCCAGACCCCCGACGGGCGACGGTTTCTGCAGCTCTTCTCGCACCCGCTCGAGGTCATCGCGCTCGGCCGGGGTGATCGTCCGCTCCCGTTCGAGCCGATGCAGCTCGCCAAGGTCCTCACGAGCCACTCCGAGATGGGCGGAGTGATCGTCGATCCCGCCGGCCCGTCGATCATCGTCGAGCGGGACGCCCTCACGCCGGTCCTGGTGCTCGCGGTCGATCTCGGCGACTGA
- a CDS encoding ATP-dependent DNA ligase yields the protein MRYEIPAPMLAKAVPAVPPAEKVPGGLLYEPKWDGFRGLIAWDGETVEIGSRGAKPLTRYFPELVEAIPELLPGPCLLDGEIVVATGPQGSQRLDWEALSQRIHPAASRVATLAASTPAMFIAFDLLAVGDDDLLAAPFESRRTRLEALLASVEHPLHITRTTRDHDAAVRWLAEFEGAGLDGVIAKPLTQPYAPGKRTLFKIKHARTADVVALGYRVHKSGSGVGSLLVGLYGADGVLRQVGGVAAWSDVRRQELVEELAPWVERDDSGEAVTAAGERSRFSGGKDVSFVRLRPERVLEVRYDQLEGARFRHTVQFERWRPDRDARSCTYEQLDSVAGYDLADVLR from the coding sequence ATGCGCTACGAGATCCCCGCGCCGATGCTCGCCAAAGCCGTCCCCGCGGTTCCTCCTGCAGAGAAGGTTCCCGGCGGGCTCCTGTACGAGCCGAAGTGGGACGGCTTCCGCGGACTGATCGCTTGGGACGGGGAGACCGTCGAGATCGGCTCCCGCGGAGCGAAACCTCTCACGCGCTACTTCCCGGAGCTGGTCGAGGCGATTCCCGAGCTGCTCCCCGGTCCGTGCCTGCTCGACGGCGAGATCGTCGTCGCCACCGGCCCGCAGGGGTCCCAGCGCCTGGACTGGGAGGCACTGAGTCAGCGCATCCACCCCGCCGCTTCCCGCGTCGCCACGCTCGCCGCCTCGACCCCGGCGATGTTCATCGCCTTCGATCTGCTCGCCGTCGGCGACGACGACCTCCTCGCCGCGCCGTTCGAGTCCCGGCGAACGCGCCTGGAGGCACTCCTAGCTTCCGTGGAGCATCCGCTGCACATCACCCGGACGACGAGGGATCACGACGCGGCCGTCCGTTGGCTCGCCGAGTTCGAGGGCGCCGGGCTCGACGGCGTGATCGCCAAGCCGCTCACTCAGCCCTACGCGCCGGGCAAGCGCACGCTGTTCAAGATCAAGCACGCGCGCACGGCCGATGTGGTCGCACTCGGCTACCGGGTCCACAAGTCGGGTTCGGGCGTCGGCTCGCTGCTGGTGGGACTGTACGGAGCCGACGGCGTGCTCCGCCAGGTCGGCGGCGTCGCGGCGTGGAGCGATGTCCGTCGGCAAGAGCTCGTCGAGGAACTCGCCCCCTGGGTGGAGAGGGACGACTCCGGGGAAGCGGTGACCGCGGCAGGCGAGCGTTCGCGATTCAGCGGCGGCAAGGACGTCTCGTTCGTCCGGCTGCGCCCGGAGCGGGTGCTCGAGGTGCGCTACGACCAGCTCGAGGGCGCTCGGTTCCGCCATACCGTGCAGTTCGAGCGCTGGCGACCGGACCGCGACGCCCGCTCGTGCACGTACGAACAGCTCGACAGCGTCGCCGGCTACGACCTCGCCGACGTCCTCCGCTGA
- a CDS encoding TetR/AcrR family transcriptional regulator has product MHESAELRTGVVAAALELFSAQGFDQTSVEQIAKAAGVSRSTFFRQFGGKEDVVFADHEVLLEQLREFLDEGHDDPWAAVCAASESVFVHFAHDPELARRRYQIVRQVPVLREREIITVFRYERLFDEYLRGALPGVDPLDAVGFAALVTAVHNHVLRQLLRGRKKVPLATLQTALADARRRYGVAGDAAPDAPDDMVVAVFPRSMPIAEVTRRLQSELD; this is encoded by the coding sequence ATGCACGAATCCGCAGAACTGCGCACGGGCGTCGTCGCCGCGGCGCTCGAACTCTTCAGCGCCCAGGGGTTCGATCAGACGTCGGTGGAACAGATCGCCAAGGCCGCGGGTGTCTCGAGATCGACGTTCTTCCGCCAGTTCGGCGGCAAGGAGGACGTCGTCTTCGCGGATCACGAGGTGCTGCTCGAACAGCTCAGGGAGTTCCTCGACGAAGGGCACGACGACCCCTGGGCTGCGGTGTGCGCGGCCTCCGAATCGGTCTTCGTGCATTTCGCGCACGACCCGGAGCTCGCACGCCGCCGCTACCAGATCGTGCGCCAGGTGCCGGTGCTGCGTGAGCGCGAGATCATCACGGTCTTCCGATACGAGCGGCTGTTCGACGAGTACCTGCGCGGAGCCCTCCCCGGCGTCGACCCGCTCGACGCCGTCGGCTTCGCCGCCCTCGTGACGGCCGTCCACAATCACGTGCTGCGGCAGTTGCTCCGCGGCCGCAAGAAGGTGCCGCTCGCGACGCTGCAGACGGCGCTGGCCGACGCCCGCCGCCGCTACGGCGTCGCGGGAGACGCGGCCCCCGATGCGCCGGACGACATGGTCGTCGCGGTGTTCCCGCGGTCCATGCCGATCGCCGAGGTGACCCGCAGACTGCAGTCGGAGCTCGACTGA
- a CDS encoding GNAT family N-acetyltransferase has protein sequence MSIDAHEAGDRPLIRAADLSGSDADEVGAAVRAYLQQTEREKLQQGGVLAPDVPMLPEHYLREVEDPAAAYTGHLVLVAELADRIVGVVVLAGNGGFAEVKRLWAVPEVRGRGVGSALLDAAVRAATTLRAAEVRLSVWEWRERAMRLYESRGFVRVPSWDARERLVCLSRPITGRV, from the coding sequence GTGAGCATCGACGCGCACGAGGCGGGTGATCGTCCGCTGATTCGGGCGGCGGATCTCTCCGGCTCCGACGCGGACGAGGTCGGCGCCGCTGTCCGCGCCTACCTCCAGCAGACCGAGCGCGAGAAGCTCCAGCAGGGCGGCGTCCTCGCCCCGGATGTTCCGATGTTGCCGGAGCACTACCTCCGCGAAGTCGAAGACCCGGCCGCTGCCTACACCGGCCATCTGGTCCTGGTGGCGGAGCTCGCGGATCGCATCGTCGGCGTGGTCGTGCTCGCGGGGAACGGCGGGTTCGCCGAGGTCAAGCGCCTGTGGGCCGTCCCCGAGGTCCGCGGTCGCGGCGTGGGGTCGGCGTTGCTCGATGCCGCCGTGCGAGCCGCGACGACTCTTCGGGCGGCCGAGGTCCGCCTGTCGGTGTGGGAGTGGCGGGAACGCGCCATGCGCCTCTATGAATCCCGCGGGTTCGTGCGCGTGCCGAGCTGGGACGCGCGCGAGCGACTCGTGTGCCTGTCCCGCCCGATCACCGGGCGCGTCTGA
- a CDS encoding acyl-CoA dehydrogenase family protein translates to MSTAASPFPGERVSSYDVTGRRDSDYYAVFADIPAADRAAWDRAKSYTDEVAPQMADAWDRAEYPLDAARRMGEMDLVVDGIQHPALTHLSPLAAGLVNMEISRGDGSLGTILAVQGGLALRTLALFGSPAQQDRWLTALADGSVLGSFALTEPDHGSDSVSLETVARRDGDAWVIRGTKKWIGNGASGGITFVWARVDDADTAAHGAVRCFLVEQDTPGYTGSVIRGKASLRAIHQAHIVLDDVRVPLDAVLPGTMSFKDASTVLYATRSGVAWSALGHATACYEAALAYAMQRVQFGKPLAKFQMVQERLTHMLEDLTAMQLYCRRMADLETSGELRPTQASLAKFHNTRAARRIAATARDLLGGNGILLENGVMQHMADIEAIHTYEGTESVQALLLGRDITGMSAFA, encoded by the coding sequence ATGAGCACTGCAGCCTCCCCCTTCCCCGGCGAGCGCGTCTCGTCGTACGACGTCACCGGGCGCCGGGACAGCGACTACTACGCCGTCTTCGCCGACATCCCCGCCGCCGACCGCGCGGCCTGGGATCGGGCGAAGTCCTACACCGACGAGGTCGCGCCGCAGATGGCGGACGCCTGGGACCGCGCGGAGTACCCGCTCGACGCCGCCCGTCGGATGGGCGAGATGGACCTCGTCGTCGACGGCATCCAGCATCCCGCCCTCACGCACCTGTCGCCGCTGGCCGCGGGCCTGGTGAACATGGAGATCTCGCGCGGTGACGGGTCGCTGGGCACCATCCTCGCGGTGCAGGGCGGCCTCGCGCTGCGCACCCTCGCCCTGTTCGGCTCCCCCGCCCAGCAGGACCGATGGCTCACGGCACTCGCCGACGGCTCGGTTCTCGGCTCGTTCGCGCTGACCGAACCCGACCACGGCTCCGACTCGGTCTCGCTCGAGACGGTGGCCCGCCGCGACGGGGACGCCTGGGTCATCCGAGGCACGAAGAAGTGGATCGGCAACGGCGCATCCGGCGGGATCACCTTCGTGTGGGCGCGCGTCGACGACGCGGACACGGCCGCGCACGGCGCTGTGCGCTGTTTCCTCGTCGAGCAGGACACGCCCGGATACACCGGCAGTGTGATTCGGGGCAAGGCCTCACTGCGCGCGATCCATCAGGCGCACATCGTCCTCGACGACGTGCGGGTGCCGCTGGACGCCGTCCTGCCCGGCACCATGAGCTTCAAGGACGCCTCGACCGTGCTGTACGCGACCCGCTCGGGCGTCGCGTGGTCGGCGCTCGGACACGCGACGGCCTGCTACGAGGCAGCACTGGCCTACGCGATGCAGCGGGTGCAGTTCGGAAAGCCGCTCGCGAAGTTCCAGATGGTCCAGGAGCGCCTCACCCACATGCTCGAAGACCTCACGGCCATGCAGCTGTACTGCCGACGGATGGCCGACCTCGAGACCTCAGGCGAACTGCGCCCGACCCAGGCCTCGCTCGCGAAGTTCCACAACACGCGTGCCGCACGCCGCATCGCCGCGACCGCCCGCGACCTGCTCGGCGGCAACGGCATCCTGCTCGAGAACGGCGTCATGCAACACATGGCCGACATCGAGGCCATCCACACCTACGAGGGCACCGAGAGCGTGCAGGCCCTGCTGCTCGGCCGCGACATCACCGGGATGAGCGCGTTCGCCTGA